The Candidatus Latescibacterota bacterium genome contains a region encoding:
- a CDS encoding DUF2723 domain-containing protein: MSEKILNRYLGLMVFLVSAVVYIMTMGGTVSFWDSGEFIATSYILGIPHSPGTPLYVLVGRVFSLLPLGISVAQKVNLLSAVSAALGVLMAYISIVYVVRFMFGKATTVAGRIARYAGPLAGSMFLTFSDTYWTDASEAEVYALSSFVIGLCTVLALRWLKNPAGELGEDVRKSILEKTEGARGDVLVEKAEGAKKKDSRNLVLLIIYLLSLGIGFHLGTILVFGGIFIMFLMVRKKSFSNFELIAFTFGFAVIVADMTMHRQSTFTIIGLAVFAILIIWMTMSEGNFVLTATALFVLGISVHLFLYIRSGLDPAIDEVNPETWKALYAHLRREQYPAINVFERKASIPFQIDHFVRYFQNQFRLFGDYFVGRVNIGRLSSFIPLLLGLYGIMANYLREKKTWALNFTNLLLNSVGLIIFLNFSDQEVRERDYFYGGAFYLFAIFIGIGATSFLMLLLEQARKTAGDLKRFVVPAAIFILICSILPAGYQWHRHDRSEFFIPRDYAYNILCGLEPDAILFTNGDNDTFPLWYLQYVEGFRTDVRVANLSLLNTSWYIKQVRDTEPSIPLDLTDVEIERLRPIRVENGVLWTKDLAVNHIIRDVNWKRPIYFAVTVPGDVWDRYSGNLEMQGMVRRLIAGKGKFMVNDFMITRNLEEIFEFRGFLTEDWQRDDSQYRTREVENMFINFSVAAFQVAQNRAKDNLHGEAVKWAERSYVFGPRFEWPRKYLGIYYSRNRQYDKAEKHYLTLLAEEPSRGDYWVGLSSVYESMGDLERTVQTLEEASKSSLDHRDIFGHGFRISATLGRKEQAVSFVRRWLEGHPEDKEFQSLLDDIDRILQDEFGLGGSDDD; encoded by the coding sequence ATGTCGGAGAAGATCCTCAACAGATACCTTGGCCTGATGGTTTTCCTGGTCAGCGCCGTCGTATATATAATGACGATGGGTGGCACGGTCTCTTTCTGGGACAGCGGGGAATTCATTGCGACATCCTATATTCTTGGGATACCCCACTCTCCTGGCACACCGTTATACGTGCTTGTCGGCAGGGTTTTTTCCCTGCTTCCTTTAGGTATTTCTGTTGCCCAGAAAGTGAATCTGCTCTCAGCCGTTTCCGCCGCTCTTGGTGTCCTGATGGCTTACATCTCGATTGTGTATGTCGTTCGATTCATGTTCGGGAAAGCCACCACCGTGGCAGGCAGGATCGCAAGGTATGCCGGTCCTCTGGCAGGTTCGATGTTTCTCACATTCAGTGATACATATTGGACCGATGCTTCGGAAGCGGAAGTGTATGCTCTGAGTTCATTTGTGATAGGTCTCTGCACAGTATTGGCCCTGAGATGGCTCAAGAACCCGGCCGGAGAACTAGGTGAAGATGTCCGTAAATCTATCCTGGAAAAGACCGAAGGCGCAAGGGGAGATGTACTTGTCGAAAAAGCTGAGGGGGCAAAAAAGAAAGACTCGAGAAACCTGGTCCTTCTTATCATCTATCTTCTTTCTCTCGGTATTGGATTCCATCTGGGAACGATCCTCGTATTCGGTGGAATTTTTATCATGTTTCTTATGGTCAGGAAAAAGTCATTCAGCAACTTCGAACTGATTGCGTTTACATTCGGCTTTGCAGTTATAGTTGCCGACATGACCATGCACAGGCAGTCCACTTTCACGATAATCGGATTGGCTGTTTTCGCCATACTGATAATCTGGATGACAATGTCGGAGGGTAACTTTGTCCTGACGGCGACTGCCCTGTTTGTCCTCGGCATATCCGTTCACCTGTTCCTCTATATACGGTCGGGGCTCGATCCAGCGATCGATGAGGTGAATCCTGAGACCTGGAAGGCTCTTTACGCGCATCTCAGAAGGGAGCAGTATCCCGCGATAAATGTGTTCGAAAGAAAGGCTTCGATCCCGTTTCAGATCGATCATTTCGTCAGGTATTTTCAAAACCAGTTCAGACTTTTCGGCGATTATTTTGTCGGACGTGTCAATATTGGCCGCCTCAGCTCTTTTATCCCATTGCTTCTTGGCCTGTACGGGATCATGGCGAATTACCTTCGTGAAAAAAAGACCTGGGCCCTGAATTTCACGAACCTGCTACTCAATTCTGTAGGACTGATCATCTTCCTGAATTTCAGCGACCAGGAGGTCAGAGAGAGGGACTATTTCTACGGAGGAGCGTTCTATCTCTTTGCGATATTCATAGGGATCGGAGCCACCTCGTTTCTCATGCTCCTGCTTGAGCAGGCCAGAAAGACTGCCGGTGATCTGAAGAGATTCGTCGTTCCAGCCGCGATTTTCATCCTGATCTGTTCCATCCTGCCTGCTGGTTATCAGTGGCACAGGCATGACCGCTCCGAATTCTTCATACCCCGCGATTACGCTTACAATATCCTGTGCGGTCTCGAACCTGACGCGATACTGTTTACCAATGGGGACAATGATACATTTCCGCTCTGGTACCTCCAATATGTAGAGGGATTCAGGACCGACGTCAGAGTAGCCAACTTAAGTCTTCTCAATACATCGTGGTATATCAAGCAGGTGCGTGACACCGAGCCGTCCATTCCTCTTGACCTGACTGATGTTGAGATCGAAAGGCTTCGGCCGATCCGTGTGGAAAATGGTGTTCTCTGGACGAAAGACCTCGCGGTAAATCACATAATCAGGGATGTAAACTGGAAACGGCCGATATATTTTGCTGTGACCGTGCCCGGTGACGTATGGGACAGGTATTCGGGCAACCTGGAGATGCAGGGAATGGTAAGGCGGCTGATAGCCGGCAAGGGCAAGTTCATGGTGAACGATTTTATGATAACAAGAAATCTTGAGGAAATATTCGAATTCAGGGGATTCCTCACTGAAGACTGGCAGAGGGATGATTCCCAGTACAGGACCCGCGAAGTGGAAAACATGTTCATAAACTTCTCGGTCGCTGCTTTCCAGGTGGCCCAGAACAGGGCAAAAGACAACCTGCACGGGGAAGCAGTAAAATGGGCCGAGAGGTCATACGTCTTCGGACCCCGATTCGAGTGGCCCAGGAAATATCTGGGAATCTATTATTCCAGGAACAGGCAGTATGACAAGGCGGAGAAACATTATCTCACACTTTTGGCAGAAGAACCATCCAGGGGTGATTACTGGGTAGGTCTTTCATCTGTATACGAGAGTATGGGCGATCTTGAAAGAACGGTCCAGACTCTCGAAGAGGCTTCAAAGTCATCACTTGACCACAGAGACATATTCGGACATGGTTTCCGCATATCAGCGACTCTGGGCAGGAAGGAACAGGCTGTATCATTTGTGCGGCGGTGGCTTGAAGGCCACCCTGAAGATAAAGAATTTCAATCGCTTCTCGATGATATTGACAGGATACTTCAGGATGAGTTCGGGCTGGGTGGGAGTGACGATGATTGA
- a CDS encoding tetratricopeptide repeat protein, which produces DETKKSITASATPPEVKAMLGREEEKRKRHSTSLIFLIVYLLSLGIGFHLGTVMVYGGIFFMMLMVREKTFSNFELIVFTFGFAVIVADMTLHKQSNLTIIGLVILVILVLWTVMSKGRFALIASLLFFLGISVHLFLLIRSHMNPELDMVDPETWRALYAHLRREQYPPMNVFVRKASPLWQTGQFLRYFVDQFRILGDVKAGPLNIGVLSVVIPTALGLYGIGVNYLRERKTWVLNFTNLAVHTIGMIILLNFSDHEPRERDYFYGPGFYFFSLFIGIGASSMLLMLAGYLRESGRKIARVVIPVGLILIVFSILPARVHWFSHDRSDNWLARDYAYNMLTGCEPDAILITNGDNDTYPLWYIQTVEGYRRDVKVVNRMLLNTSWYVKQLKDQEPGVPIDLTDIEIERLRPVRDSRNGNIIWTYTRVLDHIVRTTNWKRPIYFGVTVPKEVWEMYSDYLEMQGMVRRLVAKKGRYMVNDYQMARNMRDIFEYRGVLTEDGKTETSLYKSIDVTTMYQNYSVATMQLAFNAGRKKEYPEAIDWAERSFAISPAFDWGRKELGIYYMHNRQYDKAIEYFKSQQVRDPDNCDFHLGVAAVYETMGDLDSALDVLALSSDVAIACRDIYTHGFNIAARLGRRTEAKEFVKKWVDLHPEDREMANFYADIDRILDEESARRDSTDSGVEEIPPAGQSR; this is translated from the coding sequence ACGATGAGACGAAGAAGAGTATTACAGCGTCCGCGACACCACCGGAAGTCAAGGCTATGCTTGGCAGGGAAGAGGAGAAAAGGAAAAGACATTCGACCAGTCTTATCTTCCTTATCGTCTATCTTCTTTCTCTGGGGATAGGTTTTCATCTCGGCACGGTGATGGTATACGGCGGAATCTTCTTCATGATGCTGATGGTCAGGGAGAAGACTTTCAGCAATTTCGAGCTTATCGTATTTACATTCGGATTTGCGGTCATTGTGGCTGATATGACACTTCACAAGCAATCCAACCTGACTATCATCGGGTTGGTCATCCTGGTGATACTTGTCCTGTGGACGGTGATGTCGAAGGGCAGATTCGCTCTTATCGCTTCGCTCCTCTTTTTTCTGGGAATATCGGTACACCTTTTCCTTTTGATTCGATCACATATGAACCCCGAACTCGATATGGTCGATCCAGAGACCTGGAGGGCGCTGTACGCGCATCTTCGCAGAGAGCAGTACCCACCGATGAATGTCTTTGTCCGAAAGGCTTCGCCTCTGTGGCAGACAGGACAGTTTCTCCGGTACTTTGTCGACCAGTTCCGCATTTTAGGTGATGTCAAGGCTGGTCCCCTGAATATCGGAGTCCTTTCGGTCGTTATTCCAACGGCCCTCGGCCTGTACGGGATAGGGGTCAATTACCTGCGAGAGCGGAAAACCTGGGTATTGAATTTTACGAATCTTGCAGTACACACGATCGGGATGATAATCCTGCTCAACTTCAGCGATCATGAACCGAGAGAGAGAGATTATTTCTACGGTCCCGGATTCTATTTCTTTTCATTGTTCATCGGGATAGGTGCCAGCTCGATGCTCCTGATGCTGGCCGGATATCTCCGCGAATCGGGAAGAAAGATTGCTCGAGTGGTCATCCCCGTTGGCTTGATACTGATAGTCTTTTCGATACTTCCCGCCCGGGTCCACTGGTTCAGTCACGACAGGTCGGACAACTGGCTGGCGAGAGACTACGCATATAATATGCTGACAGGCTGTGAACCGGACGCGATTCTTATAACAAACGGCGATAATGATACCTATCCTCTATGGTACATACAGACTGTCGAGGGCTACAGACGTGACGTAAAAGTAGTGAACAGGATGCTTCTCAATACCTCATGGTACGTCAAGCAGCTGAAGGATCAGGAGCCGGGTGTTCCGATAGATCTGACCGATATCGAGATCGAGAGGCTCCGGCCGGTGAGAGATTCGAGAAACGGCAATATCATCTGGACATACACACGAGTGCTTGACCATATTGTCAGGACGACGAACTGGAAGAGACCGATATATTTCGGGGTGACCGTTCCCAAGGAAGTCTGGGAGATGTATTCAGACTATCTGGAGATGCAGGGCATGGTGAGGAGGCTTGTCGCGAAGAAGGGCCGCTACATGGTGAATGATTACCAGATGGCAAGGAATATGAGAGATATATTCGAGTACAGGGGGGTTCTGACCGAGGACGGCAAAACCGAGACTTCTCTGTATAAATCGATAGACGTAACGACGATGTACCAGAACTATTCGGTCGCCACCATGCAGCTCGCTTTTAATGCAGGGAGAAAAAAGGAATATCCTGAAGCCATAGATTGGGCGGAGAGGTCGTTCGCGATCAGCCCGGCTTTCGACTGGGGCCGGAAGGAACTGGGTATCTACTATATGCACAACAGGCAATACGACAAGGCAATCGAGTATTTCAAATCTCAACAGGTACGCGATCCGGACAATTGTGATTTTCATCTCGGTGTGGCTGCTGTCTATGAGACCATGGGAGACTTGGATTCCGCGCTGGATGTCCTTGCTCTCTCATCCGATGTGGCGATCGCATGCAGGGATATCTACACTCACGGCTTCAATATTGCCGCCAGGCTGGGTAGAAGGACAGAGGCGAAGGAATTTGTGAAGAAGTGGGTGGACCTGCATCCCGAAGACAGGGAGATGGCAAACTTCTACGCTGATATTGACCGGATACTGGACGAAGAGTCCGCCAGAAGGGATTCTACTGATTCTGGTGTGGAAGAAATTCCTCCAGCCGGACAAAGTCGTTAG
- a CDS encoding GDP-mannose 4,6-dehydratase, whose amino-acid sequence MKKRAIVTGAAGFIGSHLCERLVSDGYDVSGIDCFTDYYDPARKRQNVENLLKNDGFSLVEEDINSCDLISMFGDADCVFHLAAQAGVRRSWGAEFSHYVQSNVLATQKVLEAIREVGETRLVYSSSSSVYGETQDLPMKEDHRLRPISPYGATKLSGEDLCELYYHNYGIRYAALRYFTVYGPRQRPDMAFSRFITSAFQGGTIEVYGDGKQTRDFTFVSDAVEANVLASQYDGDERVFNIGGGSRVSVLDVLEIIESETGKKLNVEFTQRALGDVTDTWADASRASSELGFSPRISLREGLAREVGWYREYLGA is encoded by the coding sequence TTGAAGAAAAGAGCAATAGTTACCGGAGCAGCAGGATTTATCGGATCCCACCTGTGTGAGAGGCTTGTCTCGGATGGTTATGATGTGAGTGGCATTGACTGTTTCACTGATTATTATGATCCGGCCAGGAAAAGACAGAATGTAGAGAATCTTCTGAAAAATGACGGTTTTTCACTTGTCGAAGAGGACATCAATTCGTGCGACCTGATTTCAATGTTCGGTGATGCAGACTGTGTCTTTCATCTTGCCGCACAGGCTGGAGTGAGAAGGAGCTGGGGCGCGGAATTCAGCCACTATGTTCAATCGAATGTCCTGGCGACACAGAAGGTCCTCGAGGCGATCAGGGAAGTCGGTGAAACAAGGCTGGTCTATTCAAGCTCGAGCAGTGTCTACGGTGAGACACAGGATCTTCCGATGAAGGAGGACCATCGGCTTCGGCCCATCTCTCCATACGGAGCGACCAAGCTTTCGGGAGAGGATCTCTGCGAACTCTATTATCATAACTATGGTATCAGGTATGCTGCTTTAAGATACTTTACCGTATACGGTCCCCGGCAGCGTCCCGATATGGCGTTCAGCCGGTTTATAACTTCCGCTTTTCAAGGTGGAACCATCGAGGTCTACGGAGATGGAAAACAGACGCGCGATTTCACCTTTGTCTCCGATGCTGTCGAGGCTAATGTGCTCGCCTCGCAATACGATGGGGACGAGAGAGTCTTTAATATCGGCGGTGGAAGCCGTGTTTCGGTCCTGGATGTACTTGAGATCATAGAGAGTGAGACAGGTAAAAAACTGAATGTAGAGTTCACACAGCGGGCACTTGGAGATGTCACCGATACCTGGGCCGACGCTTCGCGGGCTTCTTCAGAACTCGGGTTTTCCCCGAGAATCAGTCTCAGAGAAGGACTTGCGCGGGAAGTCGGATGGTACAGGGAATATCTGGGCGCCTGA